One genomic region from Terriglobus aquaticus encodes:
- a CDS encoding S10 family peptidase, with protein MRSGSRRPMLCGLLAGSMLLGHVAFGQQPNPDEPGKATDANREKPLPVPAEIASTTKHDLLLNGRTIHYTAAAGNLLIADEKDKPNASIFYTAYTEDGADPRTRPVTFFYNGGPGAASLWLHMGSFGPVRVVTESPNPTGPAPFKVVPNDSSLLDKSDLVFIDAPMCGYSRAVGTGKVKDFAGVDQDVAAFHKFIVKYLTHTQRWASPKYLFGESYGTPRSAALVASLQDDGLEFNGVVLLSSILNYGVRTPGYDLTSMVYLPSYAAIAWYQNKVPHTGTLEQFVEQAREFDRTVYMPALAQGDRLSAAQMNDIAAKLSGFTGLSVQWLKEAKLRIDPSRFRKELLRDQERTMGRYDARFLGYDFDAAGENPGYDPSDTGISGAYVAAFHDYAQRELKYMSEEPFYLSGPGVNEAWEWKHKAAGSRGQAQAVPDTAVDLADALRKNPHLKVYSANGWFDLATPFYETEWDLGHMSLPEAIKGNVEFGYYPAGHMVYLNVDALKQFKVDLSKWYDERK; from the coding sequence ATGCGAAGCGGTTCCCGCCGCCCTATGTTGTGCGGCCTGTTGGCTGGATCCATGCTGCTGGGGCATGTGGCCTTTGGACAGCAGCCCAATCCGGATGAACCCGGCAAGGCCACCGATGCGAACAGGGAAAAGCCGCTACCGGTGCCCGCGGAAATTGCAAGCACGACGAAACATGATCTTCTGCTGAACGGACGGACGATTCACTACACCGCGGCGGCCGGGAACCTGTTGATTGCGGACGAGAAGGACAAGCCGAACGCAAGCATCTTCTACACGGCTTACACCGAGGATGGTGCCGACCCTCGCACCCGGCCAGTCACCTTCTTCTACAACGGCGGCCCCGGCGCGGCGTCGCTGTGGCTCCATATGGGATCGTTCGGTCCGGTGAGGGTGGTTACGGAATCCCCAAACCCGACCGGTCCTGCGCCGTTCAAAGTAGTGCCGAACGATTCAAGTCTTCTGGATAAGTCAGACCTTGTCTTCATCGATGCACCGATGTGCGGTTACTCCCGCGCGGTCGGCACGGGAAAGGTCAAGGACTTTGCCGGAGTCGACCAGGACGTTGCGGCCTTTCACAAGTTCATCGTCAAGTACCTGACGCACACGCAGCGGTGGGCATCGCCGAAGTACCTGTTTGGCGAAAGCTATGGAACGCCGCGATCGGCAGCGCTGGTCGCCTCGCTGCAGGACGACGGACTCGAGTTCAACGGTGTGGTGCTGCTGAGTTCCATCCTGAACTACGGTGTTCGCACGCCGGGCTATGACCTGACCAGCATGGTGTACCTGCCGAGCTATGCCGCGATTGCCTGGTACCAGAACAAGGTGCCACATACGGGAACGCTGGAGCAGTTTGTGGAGCAGGCCCGCGAGTTCGACCGCACCGTCTACATGCCTGCGCTGGCGCAGGGTGACCGCCTCTCCGCAGCACAGATGAACGACATCGCGGCGAAGCTTTCCGGCTTCACCGGTTTGAGCGTGCAGTGGCTGAAGGAGGCGAAGCTGCGCATTGACCCATCCCGATTTCGCAAGGAGTTGCTGCGCGATCAGGAGCGCACCATGGGTCGCTATGATGCTCGCTTTCTCGGCTATGATTTCGACGCTGCCGGGGAGAATCCTGGCTATGACCCGTCGGATACGGGCATCAGCGGAGCGTATGTGGCTGCTTTCCATGACTACGCTCAGCGCGAGCTGAAGTACATGAGCGAGGAACCGTTCTACCTAAGCGGTCCTGGCGTAAATGAAGCGTGGGAGTGGAAGCACAAGGCAGCAGGAAGCCGGGGGCAGGCGCAGGCTGTGCCTGATACCGCGGTCGACCTGGCGGACGCCCTGCGAAAGAATCCGCACCTGAAGGTGTATAGCGCGAACGGCTGGTTCGACCTGGCAACTCCGTTCTACGAAACGGAATGGGACCTGGGCCACATGAGTCTGCCCGAGGCCATCAAGGGCAACGTGGAGTTCGGGTATTATCCGGCGGGGCACATGGTGTACCTGAATGTGGACGCGCTGAAGCAGTTCAAGGTGGACCTGAGCAAGTGGTACGACGAACGGAAGTAA
- a CDS encoding DinB family protein — protein sequence MCRIGCVLAGTLALFSVTAPAQQRDYKDTYTAADAGKAIAPAAALDVMLTQLEVQVIRAAEAMPAEKYGFAPSTANFATGSPAKFDGVRTFAQQATHLISANYYFYSTLGKTKPPVDMQAMSKLSGKEEIVAALKQSFAFAHTQIGTVTNANAFTAIEGADGMHTPATLAAFGVAHGYDHYGQMVEYLRMNGIVPSGSK from the coding sequence ATGTGTCGGATCGGATGTGTATTGGCAGGAACGTTGGCGCTGTTCTCAGTAACTGCACCCGCACAGCAGCGGGACTACAAAGACACCTACACGGCTGCCGATGCAGGGAAGGCGATCGCGCCGGCTGCGGCTTTGGACGTGATGCTAACGCAACTGGAGGTGCAGGTGATTCGTGCGGCGGAGGCGATGCCGGCGGAGAAGTACGGCTTTGCTCCCAGCACTGCAAACTTTGCGACCGGCAGTCCGGCGAAGTTCGACGGGGTGCGTACGTTCGCACAGCAGGCGACGCACCTTATCAGCGCCAACTATTACTTCTACTCGACATTGGGCAAGACCAAGCCGCCCGTGGACATGCAAGCCATGAGCAAGCTGAGCGGCAAGGAAGAGATCGTCGCTGCGCTCAAGCAGAGCTTTGCCTTCGCGCATACCCAGATCGGTACCGTGACCAATGCCAATGCCTTTACCGCGATCGAAGGCGCCGATGGCATGCATACACCTGCGACGCTGGCTGCCTTCGGTGTTGCGCATGGCTACGACCACTATGGGCAGATGGTGGAATACCTGCGTATGAACGGCATCGTCCCGAGCGGCAGCAAGTAG
- the treZ gene encoding malto-oligosyltrehalose trehalohydrolase, producing the protein MHRFGVWAPKAQKMSLQWSDKVLPMEGPSKRGWWTLEVPEAECGDRYAFLLDDDPQPYPDPRSLRQQDGVHGLSELYDHSKFEWHDQLWRGAPKTGAVIYELHVGTFSKEGTFDGAIPHLQYLAELGITHVEVLPIAGWAGKQGWGYDSVALFATHEPYGGPDGFKRFVDACHANGLSVILDVVFNHFGPVGNYTTKFGNYLNDDRKTPWGPAVNLDGEGADEVRRFFVDSVLMWLKDYHCDGLRFDAVHAFIDLSSVHFLEQISTEVERLSSTLTREFFLIAESDLNDPRIIRSREANGYGMDAQWSDDFHHSLFSLLYTPEKGEAGYYADFGELADLKKSLQQSYVYDGNYSDFRKRKHGRPPSGLSAHHFIHFDQNHDQVGNRAKGERIEHLVGLDAAKVSAGLLLTAPYVPMLFQGEEWAASTPFLYFADHEDEELRKQVAEGRRQEFAAFGFGDDVPDPEDQATYEASKLNWDEVNEGKHAEMLNWVKSLIRLRRSHVCLNDGDLNHLRVSCDEDQRVLVYQREEARITANLGSKPYSFTLLEGERLTLVSREGLTVQNNSLDLPPMTFAVFMSSRQSFEDREVASRGKP; encoded by the coding sequence GTGCATCGCTTTGGAGTTTGGGCGCCTAAAGCCCAGAAGATGTCCCTGCAGTGGAGCGACAAGGTTTTGCCGATGGAGGGTCCCAGCAAGCGTGGCTGGTGGACCCTGGAGGTTCCGGAGGCAGAGTGTGGAGATCGTTATGCCTTTCTGTTGGACGACGACCCACAACCGTACCCCGATCCGCGCAGCCTGCGGCAGCAGGACGGTGTGCATGGTCTTTCTGAACTGTACGACCATAGCAAGTTCGAGTGGCACGACCAGCTATGGCGCGGCGCTCCAAAGACCGGTGCGGTGATCTATGAGCTGCACGTCGGCACGTTCAGCAAGGAAGGCACTTTCGACGGGGCCATTCCCCACCTGCAGTATCTGGCTGAACTTGGAATCACCCACGTGGAAGTGTTGCCTATCGCCGGGTGGGCCGGCAAGCAGGGCTGGGGCTACGACAGCGTGGCCCTCTTCGCCACGCACGAGCCCTATGGCGGCCCCGATGGATTCAAGCGCTTCGTCGACGCCTGTCATGCGAACGGCCTCAGCGTCATTCTGGACGTAGTCTTCAACCACTTTGGACCGGTTGGCAACTACACGACCAAATTTGGCAATTACCTGAACGATGACCGGAAGACGCCCTGGGGTCCAGCCGTGAACCTGGACGGTGAAGGTGCGGACGAGGTACGTCGCTTCTTCGTCGACAGTGTGCTCATGTGGCTGAAGGATTACCACTGCGACGGGCTGCGATTCGACGCGGTTCACGCCTTCATCGATCTCTCCTCGGTTCACTTTCTTGAGCAAATCTCGACAGAGGTAGAACGGCTCAGTTCCACGTTGACGCGAGAGTTTTTCCTGATCGCAGAGAGTGACCTGAACGACCCGCGGATCATCCGGTCGCGCGAGGCCAACGGCTACGGCATGGACGCGCAGTGGAGCGACGACTTTCACCACTCGCTCTTCAGCCTGCTGTACACACCCGAGAAGGGCGAAGCGGGCTACTACGCTGACTTCGGAGAGTTAGCAGACCTCAAGAAGTCGCTCCAGCAGAGCTATGTGTATGACGGAAACTATTCCGACTTCCGCAAGCGGAAGCACGGCCGTCCACCAAGCGGCCTGTCCGCGCACCATTTCATCCACTTCGACCAGAACCACGACCAGGTCGGAAATCGTGCGAAAGGCGAGCGCATTGAACATCTCGTCGGCCTGGATGCTGCCAAGGTCTCGGCAGGTCTGCTGCTCACTGCGCCGTATGTCCCCATGTTGTTTCAGGGAGAGGAGTGGGCTGCTTCCACGCCATTCCTGTATTTTGCCGACCACGAGGATGAAGAGCTTCGCAAGCAGGTCGCCGAGGGTCGCCGGCAGGAGTTCGCCGCATTCGGTTTCGGCGACGACGTGCCGGATCCCGAAGATCAGGCGACGTACGAGGCTTCAAAGCTGAACTGGGACGAAGTAAACGAGGGCAAGCACGCTGAGATGCTCAACTGGGTCAAGAGCCTCATTCGGTTGCGGCGCAGCCATGTGTGTCTGAATGACGGAGACTTGAACCACCTTCGCGTTTCCTGCGATGAGGACCAGCGCGTTCTCGTGTATCAGCGTGAGGAGGCACGAATTACCGCAAACCTTGGAAGCAAGCCGTATTCCTTCACCTTGTTGGAGGGCGAACGGCTGACTCTCGTGTCCCGGGAAGGTCTGACGGTGCAGAACAACTCCCTCGATCTGCCTCCCATGACGTTCGCGGTGTTTATGTCTTCCCGGCAGAGCTTCGAGGACCGCGAAGTTGCGAGCCGCGGCAAGCCGTAA